In Lysinibacillus sp. FSL M8-0337, the following proteins share a genomic window:
- a CDS encoding sodium:proton antiporter: MAVSDIVQEFEDEQGNVFYKMKTHDIEVQAMHSAGLAPVITYWIGEKDITEDIRNLRFSPRPPSSYIQDYDEFQSMLYAKEQRAINALYEKMSIKPKNMTTGKQILWSFFVMILAMLPLFVAIWWLK; the protein is encoded by the coding sequence ATGGCAGTAAGCGATATTGTTCAAGAATTTGAGGACGAGCAAGGAAATGTTTTTTATAAAATGAAAACACACGATATCGAGGTTCAAGCAATGCATTCTGCTGGCTTAGCACCCGTTATTACCTACTGGATTGGCGAAAAAGACATTACGGAAGATATTCGAAATCTTCGTTTTAGTCCAAGGCCCCCATCTAGTTATATTCAAGATTATGATGAATTTCAATCAATGCTCTATGCAAAAGAGCAACGTGCGATTAACGCGCTCTATGAAAAAATGAGTATTAAACCTAAAAACATGACAACAGGGAAACAAATTTTGTGGAGTTTCTTTGTGATGATATTGGCGATGCTGCCTCTATTCGTTGCCATTTGGTGGTTAAAATAA
- a CDS encoding LysE family translocator, whose translation MELSSLLAFLGAAIILTIMPGPDNLFVLAQSITQDKKAGIATSLGLCTGLLVHIGAAVLGISAIVYQSTVMFSIVKFAGAAYLLYLAWQSFRAKNDAFTLEHQNIHTFALLYRKGILMNILNPKVSLFFLALLPQFVNPLLGHVALQMLILGMVFLVQALILFSLVSVFAGKVREIIIGKPTIAKRLNIVQGVLFTFIGIKIALSKQ comes from the coding sequence TTGGAACTTTCGTCGTTACTAGCATTTTTAGGTGCAGCTATTATTTTAACTATAATGCCGGGGCCGGACAATTTATTTGTCCTTGCGCAAAGCATTACACAAGATAAAAAGGCTGGAATTGCGACTTCACTAGGTTTATGTACGGGCTTACTTGTACATATCGGAGCTGCAGTTTTAGGTATCTCAGCCATTGTCTATCAATCGACCGTTATGTTTTCGATTGTCAAATTTGCTGGGGCTGCCTATTTATTATACTTAGCATGGCAATCATTTCGAGCGAAGAATGATGCATTTACATTGGAGCACCAAAATATTCATACGTTCGCTTTGCTATATCGAAAAGGAATCTTAATGAATATCTTAAATCCAAAAGTTTCTTTATTTTTCTTAGCACTATTGCCACAGTTTGTAAATCCGTTACTTGGACATGTGGCGTTACAAATGCTCATTTTGGGTATGGTATTTTTAGTGCAGGCACTGATTCTATTTTCATTAGTTAGTGTTTTTGCTGGGAAAGTAAGGGAAATAATTATAGGTAAACCTACTATTGCAAAACGCCTGAATATCGTACAAGGTGTACTATTTACATTTATCGGTATAAAAATCGCACTTAGTAAACAATAA